From the Calliopsis andreniformis isolate RMS-2024a chromosome 4, iyCalAndr_principal, whole genome shotgun sequence genome, one window contains:
- the Sclp gene encoding leucine rich repeat containing protein 20 sclp isoform X1 produces the protein MRPPAYNAEEVQQISQEQGERNVAMAVCVQLAGRAIIRVVSRCEEAQDNCNLDLSECQLMQVPDAVYHLMRHTELKRCDLSGNVITKIPPKFAVKFSLITELNLSHNQMSKLPEELSELQALERLDISHNTFIALPPVTCRIPQLKQLLANNNSIIDVDVERLRHAPVLEFIDLQQNPLTGRMHELLGTLTRIRIELSPRQVEDWEDLTI, from the exons ATGAGACCACCCGCGTACAATGCCGAGGAAGTGCAGCAAATCTCTCAAGAGCAAGGCGAGAGGAACGTGGCCATGGCCGTTTGCGTACAGTTGGCAGGCAGGGCGATAATCAGGGTAGTTTCTCGATGCGAAGAGGCTCAGGACAATTGCAATTTAG ATCTGTCTGAATGTCAGTTGATGCAAGTACCTGATGCAGTCTACCATTTAATGAGACATACAGAATTAAAAAGGTGCGATCTCTCTGGAAATGTAATAACAAAGATTCCACCAAAGTTTGCAGTAAAATTTTCGCTGATCACTG AACTGAATTTGAGTCATAATCAAATGAGCAAGCTGCCAGAAGAACTCTCTGAACTGCAAGCTCTGGAAAGACTGGACATTTCCCATAATACCTTTATTGCTTTACCACCTGTTACTTGTCGGATACCTCAATTAAAACAGCTTCTTGCTAATAACAACTCTATTATTG ATGTAGATGTTGAGAGACTCAGGCATGCTCCTGTTCTGGAATTTATTGATCTTCAACAAAATCCGCTAACGGGCAGGATGCACGAACTTCTTGGTACCTTGACTCGAATAAGAATCGAATTGTCGCCCAGACAAGTTGAAGACTGGGAAGATCTCACTATCTGA
- the Sclp gene encoding leucine rich repeat containing protein 20 sclp isoform X2, whose protein sequence is MANAVTRVVLRCEEAQENEILDLSECQLMQVPDAVYHLMRHTELKRCDLSGNVITKIPPKFAVKFSLITELNLSHNQMSKLPEELSELQALERLDISHNTFIALPPVTCRIPQLKQLLANNNSIIDVDVERLRHAPVLEFIDLQQNPLTGRMHELLGTLTRIRIELSPRQVEDWEDLTI, encoded by the exons ATGGCGAACGCTGTTACGAGAGTAGTGTTGCGTTGTGAGGAAGCACAAGAGAATGAGATTCTTG ATCTGTCTGAATGTCAGTTGATGCAAGTACCTGATGCAGTCTACCATTTAATGAGACATACAGAATTAAAAAGGTGCGATCTCTCTGGAAATGTAATAACAAAGATTCCACCAAAGTTTGCAGTAAAATTTTCGCTGATCACTG AACTGAATTTGAGTCATAATCAAATGAGCAAGCTGCCAGAAGAACTCTCTGAACTGCAAGCTCTGGAAAGACTGGACATTTCCCATAATACCTTTATTGCTTTACCACCTGTTACTTGTCGGATACCTCAATTAAAACAGCTTCTTGCTAATAACAACTCTATTATTG ATGTAGATGTTGAGAGACTCAGGCATGCTCCTGTTCTGGAATTTATTGATCTTCAACAAAATCCGCTAACGGGCAGGATGCACGAACTTCTTGGTACCTTGACTCGAATAAGAATCGAATTGTCGCCCAGACAAGTTGAAGACTGGGAAGATCTCACTATCTGA